A single region of the Syntrophotaleaceae bacterium genome encodes:
- a CDS encoding MerR family transcriptional regulator: protein MDVQIPEKLYFKIGEVVDLTGIKAHVLRYWESEFGVFKPLKSRGKQRLYRRQDIELVLYLKDLLYRQGYTIAGARKKLREKNCDADSPVSDSGETALRLLEELRDDLMRLRKSLKKA, encoded by the coding sequence ATGGATGTCCAAATTCCCGAAAAGCTTTATTTCAAGATCGGAGAGGTTGTCGACCTCACCGGAATTAAAGCGCACGTTCTCCGTTATTGGGAGTCGGAATTCGGCGTTTTCAAGCCGCTCAAAAGCCGAGGCAAACAGAGGCTTTATCGGCGTCAGGATATCGAACTCGTCCTCTATCTGAAGGACCTGCTGTACCGGCAGGGGTATACCATCGCGGGGGCGAGGAAGAAACTGCGGGAAAAAAATTGTGATGCGGACAGTCCTGTCAGTGACAGCGGTGAAACGGCCCTGCGCCTGTTGGAGGAGTTGCGGGACGACCTCATGCGGCTGCGAAAGTCCCTGAAAAAGGCATAG
- the surE gene encoding 5'/3'-nucleotidase SurE — protein sequence MLILVTNDDGIHAPGLAALAGALADIGRVIVVAPDRERSAASHSLTLHSPLRAEEIRPDTFIVDGTPTDCVNLGIHGLLDKRPDLVVSGINRGANLGDDITYSGTVSAAMEALLMGVPAFAISRAAAGGLEEDYREAARFAVVLARMVLDHGLPDDTFLNVNVPPGPPRGVKMTRQGKRRYEDLVVEKLDPRGRKYYWIGGGASQFEMMEGSDFLAIEKGYISVTPLHFDLTNYRSFDALAGWDSKGPEKFFADQSE from the coding sequence TTGCTGATTCTAGTTACCAACGACGACGGTATTCATGCCCCTGGTCTTGCTGCACTGGCCGGGGCTCTCGCTGATATCGGGCGTGTCATCGTTGTCGCTCCCGATCGGGAACGCAGTGCGGCCAGCCACTCCCTTACCTTGCATTCCCCTTTGCGGGCCGAGGAAATCCGGCCCGACACCTTTATTGTCGACGGTACCCCGACCGACTGCGTCAACCTTGGAATCCATGGACTGCTGGATAAACGCCCTGATCTGGTTGTATCCGGGATTAACCGCGGTGCCAACCTCGGGGACGACATTACCTACTCCGGTACCGTATCCGCCGCCATGGAAGCCCTTCTCATGGGTGTGCCCGCCTTCGCCATTTCCAGGGCCGCGGCGGGCGGTCTGGAGGAGGATTACCGGGAGGCTGCCCGTTTCGCGGTTGTGCTGGCCAGAATGGTGCTTGACCACGGCCTGCCCGATGATACTTTTTTGAACGTCAACGTTCCGCCCGGTCCGCCCAGGGGGGTCAAAATGACTCGCCAGGGAAAGAGACGATATGAAGATCTGGTGGTGGAAAAGCTCGATCCCCGAGGGAGAAAATACTACTGGATCGGCGGCGGAGCCAGTCAGTTCGAGATGATGGAAGGGAGCGATTTCCTGGCGATAGAAAAAGGGTATATTTCCGTTACCCCCCTGCATTTCGATCTGACCAATTATCGCTCCTTCGATGCCCTGGCCGGTTGGGACAGCAAGGGGCCGGAAAAGTTCTTCGCAGATCAATCCGAATAG
- a CDS encoding protein-L-isoaspartate(D-aspartate) O-methyltransferase: protein MDYSIARRLMVERQIAGRGVTDRLVLDAMQTVPRHLFVEEALRGQAYSDYPLPIGEKQTISQPFMVAFMTEALSLKGGEKVLEIGTGSGYQAAVLAQIASRVYSVERIASLARRARRILDFINCKNVNIKLSDGTSGWEEESPFDGIIVTAGAPDVPPHYLDQLEIGGSLVIPVGSRGAQILKRIVRKGLHEFSEESLLDCRFVPLIGKDGWQNGDNGA, encoded by the coding sequence ATGGATTACTCGATTGCCCGTCGGCTGATGGTTGAACGGCAGATTGCAGGGCGGGGCGTCACCGACAGGCTGGTTCTCGACGCCATGCAGACGGTTCCCCGGCATCTGTTTGTTGAAGAAGCCCTGCGGGGGCAGGCCTACAGCGATTACCCCCTGCCCATCGGAGAGAAGCAGACCATTTCCCAGCCCTTCATGGTCGCCTTCATGACCGAAGCTCTTTCTTTGAAAGGCGGGGAAAAGGTTCTGGAAATCGGCACCGGGTCAGGATATCAGGCGGCCGTGCTGGCCCAGATTGCATCCAGAGTCTACAGCGTTGAAAGGATCGCCTCTCTGGCCCGGCGTGCTCGACGGATTCTTGATTTCATCAACTGCAAGAACGTCAACATCAAGCTCAGTGACGGAACCTCCGGTTGGGAGGAGGAAAGCCCCTTCGACGGGATCATCGTCACGGCCGGAGCTCCCGATGTGCCTCCCCATTATCTTGATCAGCTCGAGATCGGGGGAAGTCTGGTCATTCCCGTCGGGTCCAGGGGTGCCCAGATTTTGAAACGAATCGTCCGCAAAGGGTTGCATGAATTCAGTGAGGAAAGCCTGCTCGACTGCCGCTTCGTTCCCCTTATCGGCAAGGATGGCTGGCAGAACGGAGACAACGGGGCATGA
- a CDS encoding sigma-70 family RNA polymerase sigma factor — translation MDMMNDYETDSFDEEANKDEEEPSPEEEAELELSDEEEAEEEEKDDGAGAGDDAIKLYLKEIQKTKLLTAEEERDLARRISTGDAAARDHMIESNLRLVVKIAKRYMNRGLPFLDLIEEGNMGLIKAVERFKLSKECRFSTYATWWIRQSIERALVNQSRTIRLPVHVSDDINKFLKISRELVHQFNREPQVNEIAEAMGVEPAYIRRLMVLVKKTYSIEHPMGENRDYSLIDTIEDVNADNPQNFIEDLDKFAHISEWLNTLGDNEREILVLRFGLEDREPQTLDTIGRQFGVTRERIRQIEAKSLEKLRRIMEEKEAEGEAFMEQDQEKKR, via the coding sequence ATGGATATGATGAACGATTACGAAACCGATTCGTTTGATGAAGAGGCCAACAAGGATGAAGAGGAGCCTTCACCGGAAGAAGAAGCCGAGCTGGAGTTGAGCGACGAGGAGGAGGCGGAGGAGGAGGAAAAGGACGATGGAGCAGGCGCCGGCGATGACGCGATCAAACTCTATCTGAAGGAGATTCAGAAGACCAAATTGTTGACGGCGGAAGAGGAAAGGGATCTGGCCCGCCGAATCTCCACTGGAGATGCAGCGGCTCGGGATCACATGATCGAGTCCAATCTGCGTCTGGTGGTCAAGATCGCCAAGCGTTACATGAACCGCGGACTCCCTTTTCTCGACCTGATCGAGGAAGGCAACATGGGTTTGATCAAGGCTGTCGAACGCTTCAAACTCAGCAAGGAATGCCGGTTTTCCACCTATGCCACCTGGTGGATCAGGCAGTCTATCGAGCGGGCCCTGGTGAACCAGAGCCGGACCATTCGTCTACCGGTCCATGTCTCGGACGACATCAACAAGTTTCTCAAAATTAGCCGGGAGCTGGTTCACCAGTTCAACCGCGAACCCCAGGTCAATGAGATCGCCGAGGCGATGGGGGTCGAACCGGCTTATATTCGCCGACTCATGGTCCTGGTGAAGAAAACCTATTCCATTGAACACCCAATGGGGGAAAACCGGGATTACAGCCTGATTGACACAATCGAGGACGTGAATGCGGATAATCCGCAGAATTTCATCGAAGATCTGGACAAGTTCGCCCACATCAGCGAATGGCTCAATACCCTTGGGGATAACGAGCGGGAGATTCTGGTGCTGCGTTTCGGACTCGAGGACCGCGAGCCCCAGACCCTCGATACCATAGGACGACAGTTCGGTGTCACCCGGGAGAGGATTCGTCAGATCGAAGCCAAGAGCCTGGAAAAACTGCGTCGCATTATGGAAGAAAAGGAAGCGGAAGGGGAGGCTTTCATGGAGCAGGACCAGGAGAAGAAGCGCTGA
- a CDS encoding adenine phosphoribosyltransferase — protein MEQGGRDVDDLKGAIRDIPDFPKKGIVFKDITTLLADAKSYHRMIDLLAHRYIGQKIDQVVGVEARGFILGAALAYKLGTGITLVRKAGKLPYKTIRQTYELEYGTDTLEIHEDAFKPGDRVVVADDLLATGGTVAAVVALVEKLGAEVVECAFLTELEFLGGRKKLPDGKVFSLLKF, from the coding sequence ATTGAGCAGGGAGGGCGTGACGTGGACGACTTGAAAGGGGCCATTCGGGATATTCCCGATTTTCCCAAAAAAGGCATTGTCTTCAAGGATATAACTACCCTTTTGGCCGATGCGAAAAGCTATCACAGAATGATCGATCTGCTGGCCCATCGCTATATCGGGCAGAAGATCGATCAGGTGGTCGGGGTTGAAGCCCGGGGTTTCATTCTCGGTGCGGCCCTGGCGTACAAGCTGGGCACCGGCATCACACTGGTTCGAAAAGCCGGAAAGCTGCCTTACAAAACCATCCGCCAGACCTATGAACTGGAATACGGCACCGACACCCTTGAAATCCACGAGGACGCTTTCAAGCCTGGGGATCGGGTCGTGGTCGCGGACGATCTGCTGGCGACCGGGGGCACCGTGGCCGCGGTCGTCGCCCTGGTGGAAAAGCTGGGTGCCGAGGTGGTCGAATGCGCTTTTCTGACGGAGCTCGAATTTCTCGGCGGACGAAAGAAGTTGCCTGATGGCAAGGTGTTCAGCCTGCTCAAATTCTAG
- a CDS encoding M23 family metallopeptidase gives MLFTKAGRKRFFPTGMLLAFLLFSCAPPRGVYHRVERGQTFYRICKTYQVDEDVVARINRLRDRSSLEVGQRLFIPGATRTRGVPATVGSRGNSAAPDIIQKTPAPASTKTKSKSAETARPKSLPADLRGKFSWPVRGAIVRPFGQTNGSVSKGVEIAVPNGTGVRAAAAGKVTYSGNGISGYGNLIILKHDEAYFTVYGFNERALVKTGEYVSKEQRIALSGTPPGGGNPRIHFEIRRGKEALDPLFFLP, from the coding sequence ATGCTTTTTACAAAAGCAGGCCGAAAACGGTTTTTCCCGACAGGCATGCTTCTCGCGTTCCTGCTCTTTTCCTGTGCCCCGCCCAGAGGGGTTTATCACCGGGTGGAGAGGGGTCAGACGTTCTACCGGATCTGCAAGACCTACCAGGTTGACGAGGATGTCGTTGCGCGTATCAACCGCCTCCGCGATCGTTCCTCTCTCGAGGTCGGGCAGCGACTCTTCATCCCGGGTGCCACGCGGACGCGGGGCGTTCCCGCAACGGTGGGCAGCCGAGGAAATTCGGCTGCACCGGACATTATTCAGAAGACTCCCGCTCCAGCCAGTACCAAAACCAAGTCCAAATCCGCAGAAACCGCCCGCCCCAAATCTTTGCCCGCCGACCTGCGCGGCAAGTTTTCCTGGCCGGTCAGGGGTGCGATCGTCAGGCCCTTCGGGCAGACGAACGGGAGTGTCAGCAAGGGAGTGGAGATCGCTGTTCCCAACGGCACTGGAGTTCGAGCCGCTGCCGCCGGAAAAGTGACCTACAGCGGCAACGGCATCTCAGGATATGGTAATCTTATAATTCTCAAGCATGATGAAGCCTATTTCACGGTATACGGGTTCAATGAAAGGGCTTTGGTGAAAACCGGCGAGTATGTCAGCAAAGAACAACGGATTGCTCTTTCCGGCACGCCTCCGGGCGGCGGCAATCCCAGAATCCACTTTGAGATCCGCAGGGGCAAGGAAGCACTCGATCCGCTGTTTTTTCTTCCATGA
- a CDS encoding YqaA family protein, translated as MKLIRRLYDWVLHWAETPYGAPALFLLAFVESSFFPLPPDILLMALCLSLPSRSWKYAFLCSSGSLLGGIAGYGIGFGLWQVVSGLFYQYVPGFTPQGFMQVQDLFSRYDFWVVFTAGFTPIPYKVITIGAGVFKIDFIMFLVASALSRSLRFFLVAGLIYFFGARMRLFIDKYFNALTIAFMVLLIGGFYLLRYIS; from the coding sequence ATGAAACTTATTCGCAGGCTCTATGACTGGGTCTTGCATTGGGCCGAAACTCCGTATGGGGCTCCGGCTCTTTTTCTGCTGGCCTTTGTAGAATCCTCATTTTTCCCGCTGCCTCCCGACATCCTGTTGATGGCCCTCTGCCTCTCCCTGCCATCCCGGTCCTGGAAATATGCCTTCCTCTGTTCCAGCGGCTCCCTGCTCGGTGGCATTGCCGGCTACGGCATCGGTTTCGGCCTGTGGCAGGTTGTTTCTGGATTATTCTATCAATACGTCCCGGGGTTCACTCCGCAAGGATTCATGCAGGTTCAGGACCTGTTTTCCCGATACGATTTCTGGGTGGTGTTCACCGCCGGGTTCACCCCGATTCCGTATAAAGTGATCACCATCGGGGCCGGTGTTTTCAAAATCGATTTCATCATGTTCCTTGTCGCCTCGGCGTTGAGCCGAAGCCTGCGTTTCTTTCTGGTGGCAGGCCTGATATATTTCTTTGGGGCGAGAATGCGTCTGTTCATAGATAAGTATTTTAATGCTTTGACCATCGCCTTTATGGTTTTGCTGATTGGCGGCTTTTATCTGCTGCGGTACATTTCCTGA